From Rhea pennata isolate bPtePen1 chromosome 20, bPtePen1.pri, whole genome shotgun sequence:
GCCAGAGATCAGAGGGGCTGCACAGAAATTCCTGGGAATATGGATTCCACAGAACAAGACTGCTTTAGTCACTCATACCAACTCCATACCCTGCACGGCATTTAACATAACCCAAGACCAACCTATCGCCCAGCGATGCTGTGTCAATTTTGATGAAGCCAGCACAGTTGATGAACACCTTGGGTCCCATGTGACACATTGTAACAAGCTGGGTCCGATTCTCCAGAcgtgtgttgttttgttttaagatctGCAGAGAGAGGTAACAACATAATCCTTGCTACTGAAATACAAAGGTTccccaggaaaagcagagaactCACACTGGACACTGTAGTGTTCAAAACATCTGATATAACCAAATCCATCACAACTCGTTAATCATTTCTCACTGTCTTGTGTCTCAACACTGTATGAAAAGAGATGAGTCTACATGGAACCACTCCAGCTCTCCAGGAAGGAAGTGTTGGCTTTCTGCCTTACGTTTTCTACAAAATGGAGGTGTTCTGATACTGTAACAGTGGATCCACTCCTGTGAGTTCAGAAACTAGCAGATCAGCTGAGTTGCTTGGGTCTAACGAGGACATTAGTCCATGCACAGCTTTGAGGTTATACGCAGAGATAACACACACTGAAGCACATGGTGACAGAGCTGTCAGCTGCATCTGGCACACAGGGCCCTGACTCAGCTCTTTACAGGAATGCCATGAGGCCAACTTGCACACTGTTGGTGATGCACTGTTTTCGCAGGCAGTGACAGAAACAGAAGCCTCCTTACCTTTAGCAGATGAGTGCCTTTGCGTGGTCCTAGGCCACACACATATTGCAGCAAAGCCTGGCTGTGTGGGTGAGCAATTGCCCGATTGACATCCACGCCCACCTCATTCACACGGTTTATGAATTCGCAGTAGAGGGCATTCAGCAGTTCCTCCTTCACCACGTGTTCCTGACAGAAGGGAGAGGTGTTAGTCTCACAAAGGAGATGTGTGTGACTCTTTGCCATAGCAAGCCGAGCCAGACGTGGCAGACTATTCTCAGGGGTGACTCTGAAGTTCACTACAGCACCTGAAAACAGtctaaaggaagaaagcagataaGCTAAAGGAGGCAGGAAAAAGGTAGCCTGAATATGTCACAGAACAGGAAGAACTGGCAGTTCAACTTGGAATACTCTTCCTTGACAGTGAACTGTCCCAGGTCATTCCCTCTTGCAGAAGTTTCTCACTCCCTATGACGATCCCAGAATAAAAAGTTACCTGCAGAGGGTGGAGCTTCAGACAGAGGATATCATCATCAGAGCTGCAGACTTGGGCAAACTCTATAAGAGGATCTTGAATGCGGCGAGCAAGGGAGACAGCTTGACGCAGCAAAGGTGGGTAATCCCGGAATTCATTCTACAACAGGTCAGAGAATTAGGGAAAATCTTGACAGTATTTTCACACTCTGTAGCACTACTAGCAAAGAAGCATCAGATAAGAACTGGAATAAGGGAAGTATTTGGTGCTTAGGACAAGGAGAACTAAGATCAAAGCCTGCCAGGAACTCTGCTATGACTGAGAACAAAAAATTCCAGGacagaagaggaagactggTGTCAGTTCCCCAACTGCCTCATTCTTCTTCTATATAGGAAAAGGTGCAGCAACAAAACCTCAATCCATTCAGCTGAGCAAAACTCATTCCAGACTGCATCAATATCTACTTTGTACATCTGCTGACACTAATTTCCTCAGGGAAACCTGAACAAGATGTTTTGCCATGACACAAAGATCAGTATGTCACTGTCAAGATGGATCACATGAGGCAGCAGGTAATGCAAGGGCCAGCACAACAAACAGAAAGGGTGAGATAGTCTGAACTAGCCACAGACTAAGGGACGGCTGGTATACTAGGTTCACCTCAGACTTTTTGCTGTTCATGTAGAGGATGGCCAGTTCATTGTCTACCAGCTCCACTCCAATAGATGACAGCTGCTGCCCCTGATCCAGCTCATGAACAATTCTCTTTACATCTTCCATCAACATCTGAGCATCCCTAGGGAGagacaaacaagaaaactgAGGCAAGAGTGCTAAGCTGGCTCCTCAGATCACTTAGGGAGATGACCTTAGGCATTCACTAATGCAAGTCAGCTACCCCAATGGGTTATTAACTCAGATCAGTGACAAGAAGAGGCTTCTTTAAGCAAAAGTACAATATTAGAGGTCAGCCAGaaatggcagagagcagctctcaTAGCACATTAAAGATCAGTTTGGAGAAACCATTagcccttccctcctcccagtGACCCCATCAGCAGTGAAATATCGAGGGGCATGCGGGAAGGACAGCAAATAGGTCTGCAAGTGGAAGGGGCACAAAGACTCGCTCTGACCTGTTCTCGCCTGCAATTGTCACCACATGGGGCTTCTTGTTCAGAAGGaattttttcaaagtttcaaTATCCTGggcctggggaaaaaaaaaaaaagggaagtgacacagggcagagcagaaTAGCTAGAGGGTTCCTTTACTGAGCTAACTGAGGGTCTTTGGTTCCTATTTCAAAGGGGAAATCCTCTGCCCACTGCCTTCGTGGCACTGCTGCCCTATTCTGCCACCTAGAGCTGGCTAAAATCCTTCACCAAAGGCCTCAACTCCTGAACATTGACAGACAGTGTCAACTGCCTGTTTGACAGACAAAGAGGAAGGATGTGTAAAGAAAAGACTAACAGCACCTTGCTCCTGTGCTGCAGGAAATTGGGCAATGCAGGTCTAAAGCCTGTCTCAGTGCTGCTGGGTCACACAACCGCTTGCTACTATGGTGTGATcaaggaaaggggagaaaattgCTGTAGCTGTGGCCATAGCAGCTCATGAATCTCCAACAAACAGTATTTAGGAATGCTAATGCTCTGCCATCCTCTAAGAGGAGGACAGATGAATCATAATCTAACTGGAAGCAACTCCCAGAATAATTAGAGGGTGAAAAAATCAGCAACCACAGTAGCTCTTTCACAGCccaccttcttttccctctcttcctcacGCCAGGCATTCCTTCTCTTTGTGAAGTGCGGCAATCGAAGGAAGTCTGTAACCTCGCCCTCCCCATTAACAAGGGCACAAAACACGGGGTGGTCCCTGCAAAACAAATGGATATCACTTGAGCACACAGAAACATTAACGTTGGACATGGATCCAGGGCTGATTCCTCTCCTCCTACCTGGCTGAAGAAAATGCAATGCCTAGCACCCGAATCCCCTTCCCTTGGTTTTCATCCATGAAATCATCGTCTTCCTCCACTTGCTGATCAGGACGATATGAAGCTACTTTTAGCCAGTTGTACAGCTTCCGGCTGCAAGCctgacagaagagagagagagagaggaatgagAAAATTCACTGCAGGCCCTTTGGTACAGCTCTTCTCTGCAGGGAGGATACACATGATCCTGCCTCAATTGCAGGCAGCAATACAGTATGATTTTGCTAGAATTGTGATTAGCACTCCAGAACCAAGGAGCCCATCTTCCCTCCCACTAAAGTATTCTGTTGCTTCTCCCTGCCTGGAAAAGAACCTGACTCAGATGCCTGCCTGTCCCCTCATCCTTCCTTGTGTACCACCCTGTCAGTACCTCTCTCCAACATGTGGAGGAACTGCTGGCATTTGCAATCCCAGCTCTGACCCAGATCCACCTGTCCCCCATCTCACCTTGAGGACATACTCCTTGGCCTCCACCAACAGCTTGTTTTTTAACTCTTTAGCCATCTGCACATAGAGGAACTGGTTAAGGGACCGCTCGATGGCCATTGTACGCTGCCGGTTCCACTCCTGCACCTGGTGGCTGAACTCGTCCCGATAATAGAACTGTTTGATTTCCTCAAAGTACGTCTGGTCACTACCATAACTGGAAGAAATGAGAGAGGGAGATACAGAAGGGCTCCAAACTCCTGCACTGATACCACCACTGGGAGATTCCCAGGCAGGAATACGAAGGCAGCTCCTCAGATTTGAGAGGAGGCCTGGAAAATCCAAAGAGCCAGTTCTCACATCAAACACTGTTAGTTGCAAAACCTAGGCCGCTAGACATACCTCAGCTGAATGCTGTGCTGGCAGCATGGAAAGCTCCCATCAGGGCAACATGGGGCAGCCAAGAGCTGCTCCAGAAGACCCATATTGCACAGTGTGGCTACTCAGATGTGTAAGGAAGGAACCAAGGAGCCACACAGTGAGGGTGGCTGGGcaataagcattttcttttatagaaagTTTAAAGGCTTCAAAATTTGCCTTCAAATGAATAAACCAGATGTTTTCTAAAGTTCTCGCTGTGGTGAAGAGAAAAACGAGGCCCTGAGAGGCTCCTTGGTTTTAAAGTACAGGTGACTGGCAGGCCAAGGCCTCCAGAAGCAGCTTGGGTTATGGAGGAGCTCTAACAGCGTGGCAGCACTGGATGAAAGAGCTCTGCCAAGGCTTGTCATGTACAGTGAGGACTCACCCTTCCACTCCTTTCATGTCAATACTGATGTCAATGGTCAGCAGTGCCTCATCCTCCGCTAGGCTCATTTTCAGGAACTGGTCATCTCGCAGCTCCTTCACAGGCTTGTTCTTCAAGTATTTAAAGGAATAGGCATAATGGGCTTCATCAATATCctgtgagagagaagaaacagtcAGCACACACCCAGGGTATTCAGGTAGCAAGACCCTTCTGAATATTGTAAGAGACAATGTGTTTTATTCAATGTCCCCCTCACCCATATGCTCCCAGTCTGCATTTCCTTCCGTAGCAGGGCACAGAACAATTCATTCCCGACCCCacataaacagaaaatgctcCAATAAGTGAAGGCAATATCTCAACAGCAAGAATCAGGTCTTATGAAATGCTGAGATTAAAATGCAGCATATTGTTTAGTTGGCCTCTTGAACAGCCCACCTTACATACTGCTGAAAGATTTATTCAGAGCTGTCACTGATGTGGGAAATGTCTTCAGATGCAAAATGAGTACGTGTGTGTAATTTAGATCCTTTTCTGAATTGATCAACACAGTCAGAGCTCCCTTCCTtaccttcttgcccttcttggTTGGTGAAATGTTAATCTTAGCTCTTTCTTGGAAAGTCTGTCTCAGGACCTGCCTGACCAATGGTTCTCTGGCTATTTGCAAAGCCACCATGTACCGGGCTCCTTCTAGCACAGCTTCCGGGCTTGGGAATTgactaaaagcagaaaagcaacatGAAAGCTTAGAACTTGAGAATGAGCCTGGATCCTCTGTCCTGCCATAGCCACAGGATATCTACAAAGGTTTTCAACACACTAACCTACACACGTAGTCCTTGGCCAGCTCTAGCGGCTCTGCAGGGAACTGCTCCGTCTCGTGACGCTGGTAACTGTCCCGGAGATTTTCTCCAAACTGCTCTGGTGTCAGACCAAACTTCTTAGCCAGGCCATctgggaaaacaaacacaaaatgagGAGGAGAGGGACATTGTAGCTTATACTGAACTAAACTACCAGTCCTCTTTCCATAAGCAAGCCACAGCCCAGAAGAGCTTGCAAGTTAGGCCACAACATGCTGCAAGCTCAGCGTGACAGAGTACAGCCCTTACCCAGCCCAGCAGTTTGACAGATGGTGTACATATCCCGACGGGAGGCCTGCTTCAGTTCAGGCCCTTTCTGCTCATCATCTTCTGCATCCTCCCCTTCACCTAAGGGGAAGGATATGTTTAATAAGGCATATTTGCAGAGGCATCCACACAGCCACAGCAGCGTGTCAGTGGCACAGTGAAGCGGACAAACAAAATCTAAGAGTCCTTGGATTCCACAAATGCATCTGAAAGATCACAATAGCCTTAAAATTATTCAGCGTTAGAAAAATTCCCTgaaaactctatttttttttcagtttcactcTTTCACAATTTTAATAGCAGTATCTCTCTGATGTACATTCAAATAAAGATCAAGGGAGTTGATACTTGCTTTGCCTCCTGCTATGAGGAGTGGCATTCAGTCCCTTAAAGAAGTAACCTCCTGTGTGGAAAAGCTTTAAGCATTTTTGGAGATGTCTGGAAGGCCTGGCATTAGCTTCAAATGGAAGCTCTTTGGAACCAGGAGTTTCAACAAACCTACAATTAGAAGACTTATCAAGTTCAGGGACAaaccttcctcctcttcaccATCCTCTCGGATACGCTTTTGCTTCTTTCGAGCAGCCTTGGCAGCATTCTGCATCTTTGGGATGTCTCGCCCATAGTACAGTAGGAAGTGATTATACACGTCTTTCAGCTCATCCATGGACTGCACGTCCTTCAGCCTAGGGCATGCAAAGCCAGCATGTTAATTCCCACCCAAAGCCGAGCGGGGATCAGAGTGCCCATGGAGCCTGCTCTGCTACAGATCAGTCATAGGGAGTGCTCAGGCTCATCTTTCAAGAGAATTTTACACATTTGTCATCACTGGCTTTGTAGAGAGGCTAAAGTCAAGATACTGCATTGGCCATAAAGCCTGTGCTATGTGTATAGGTTAACATACATTTTAAGTCACCGTGGAATGAACACAAGGAAGTCACGGAACCATACCTCTCCATGTCGGTGGTATCAAGGGCCCTTATTCCATCAGCCAAAGGTTTGTCTGGGTCAGCAGAGATTTGCTCATACTGATAGGCCTGCATCTTCTCAAAAAGACGTGTCAGGTTCTGCTTGCGGATCTTCAGCTGGGTCCACTAACACACAAACAgcaacttttaattaaatgcacTGTAGCTGTGCATCATATCTGTTTCCTCCCTTCCCAAATAGGGGCTCCTACAGAGAGCTCCCAGGCTCTTAGGATATCTGTCACAAAAATATTCATCAACATGTTTAATAAGGCATATTACATGAgtaaaaaaagcacaaaaggtctgcagtgccaaaaaaaaaaatcttttgtaaagTATCAAGCTAGGCAGAAAGACACGTAAACGTCGACAGGATAACAACCAGTGAAAATACTTCTCACCTTCTCATCCCACTGCCAGACCCTCCACAGGTCATTGATGTGCAGCTCTGGCTCTACATACTCCTTTCTGTAGAAGGCGATGAATGGGACCTGGGTCAAAAACAAGACTCATCATCACCAAGCAAAAGAAGACagagctgctcccagcagcCAAGAGTTCAGAGAATGCTGTTGTCCCACGTGAGAGAACAACCTGATGCGGCAGCAGCGGGGAGATGCACTGAGCTGTGCCTTGGCTCCTAGAACTGTTCCACAGAAACAATTCCCCTCGCCCTCCCTGCTGCACACAGGGCTCTGGGACCCCAGGATTCTCGCAGCATGGATGCCTCCTCTCAATCTGTTCACCTAAACACACACTAAAAGGCTTTTGTGACATCAGGCAACACCTTGGAGGATAAGTTGAATGGACCAATTAAGGTTCAAGAAACTCAAGTTATTCTTCTATCTAATTTAGCATCAATTTGTCCAGAAACAGGGAAATatggcaacagcagcagcatcagtCATTAAAGCCTGTGCTGTCCCAGCTCTTGCAAGATGAGCTGTGCGTTCCAGTAGGGACAAGGGAGGGAAGCAGGTGCCCCATGGTATCTCTGTCCCTCCTGGTTTGCTACTCCCAATACCTCTGCTACTCCTGCCAGGATAAGGAGAAAGCAACTCAAACCTAATCATCTTGGCATTAAGTTAAATTGCCAGGTACCTCAAAATGTTGATTTCTCATGAAATTCAGAGCTTCTTTAATCTTCTGGATGGTGCTAGGCCCCTTACggctgaagctgctgctggcttGTCCACGGTCAAGGTAGTCAGAACTTTCCTATAAAGAGAAACACATTGTATTGATCACGTCCCAGAGCTATTTTCCCTAGATGACCAGCCCAGATTAATTCTGGAAAATGATGATCCTTCTGTTAACTGGAAATGCAGGCTTGGCTGCATGCTCTGCTTTTAGACCATAGAAAAGCATCCCAGTCCTGACTGGGCTTAAAGGAAAACTGAGAAGTAGCATTTGTCCAAGGTAATTCATGGTTAAGAGATGATCACAGCTAATATTAGTCTACCGTTAAGTGCCCAGCGACTCTGAGTGCTTTCAAACTAATTACCCTTGCAATCTCTCTATGCTgtgctttgctctgttttataTGTGGGAGAATAAAGACAGGTGCATGTTAAACAATCTACTCAAAACAGAAAGACATCAGTATATTTTGTACCACATTCCTCCAAAAAGAATCCTGAAACAATCCTGCATCTCCAGGCTGGAGATTTGCAGCCCTCTCAGGACAGAAGTCTCAGGTATGGCTGTTACCTGCAGGGAGATGGTGGGTGTTGCAAATGCATTCCTGTAAATCCAGTCGGCTTCCTCTTCCAGCTCATCATCTTCAGCACTCTTCACTGCGATGGAGCGCAACTGTAAGAAGATGACAGGATAAGCAGAGCCATTTGCGGCACTGGTGCTTGAGCTACCTTCTTTTCAAGAAGCCTAGAAATGTTTGTTCTGAACTGCAGGGTGCATATGAGGTCTTGGTCTTTCTATATCCAAAGGGCTTTGCTGAGCATAGCACTTCCATGTATCCATCTGAGCACACAGGAAACTTGCATCAGCTCTACACTGGGTGACAGCAGTTAACAAATCTTTTGAAGGCTTGTGGTAAGGCCTGCAATGATGTGTAACCTTCCATAACGATCAAGTCAGGGTCTCCCTGCTTCCTACAGGGCCCCCAAAACCATGCTTTCCCTTTGCAGTTACATCTTCTTACTCTGTTCTGATCTACTCAGGCTTTGTCATCACTTTCTTGCTCCAATCATAGAATAACAGAACATATAAAACAACTCTAAACCTCTGCGTGTTTAGTCCTGTCCAGTTCTCTTTTGTGGGTCTGCTCAACTCATCATCGACATCTGTGCAGAAGACAAAATGTCTGAACAGGCCAGGAGATATTACATAGCACTCCCCTGCGCTGCACACACTGGCATGGAAAAAAGgtcattttgaaaagctggCAGCTTCAGATATCTCATTTCACAAAGATGGGTATAAGTCTCTGCACAGAATTACGTTTATATATGCCAGAGGGAGAATAAAGAATGCAGACTACTCAGAAAAACCTGAATATAAGgtaaaattaagagaaaaatatgagatATCAGAATGATTCCCAGCAGCATAAAGGAGACTCCATGCTGAGGGCCATATAAGCCCCAATTGCTTGAGCCGGTTAAAACAGATTATAGAAACACCTTGGACAGAGCAGTTACAGGCTGGCTGGTGTAGGACTAGGCTGGAAAACCCTTGCAAGCATTATCTCACACTGCAAGCTTCTCTCTTGCTATACAGTAGTGTAACTCATAGTATTACTAATGGCATCAATCATGCAGGACAACTCAGCAGAACACAAGCTCTGCACTACTCCCACAAACACAACACTGGCATCTAGTGGCCAAAGGGAAAATTACCACCAGCACTGTAAAACTGGGATTTATGCAGCTAGAACAGTTCAAAGTTTTACAGCTGTGTTTGAATGCTGAGTTTCAGCCCATACACTTGAGAGGTGAGGTCGGCAAAGAGGCAAAAGAGATGCCCAAATCCAGGCAGTAGCTAGGCAAGAAGCTGTCCTGCAGGTCACAGGCCTGCTGTTCTTGGTGGGAACTAAAATACCCTCTGCCTGCACACTGGCACCCTCTTCCCTCACCTGGAACCTCTCGGGCATGTCCGTCATGCGGATCTCATTGTCCTGGTCTGTTAGGTGACTGCTTTCCAGCTCACTGGGCTCATACATCTCAAAAATGCTACGCCGACTGACACGTTTCTTGGTGGTCTTTTTGGGTCGGACACGGGTCTCcccttcagcttcttcatcctCATACTCATattcctcctccatctcctcatcATACTCATTGTACTTCTCAAACTCATCATAGTCAAAGTCCACACCAAATATTTCCTGGGCTTCCTGCAAAGcactggaagagaaaaacagtcatTCAGCCCCACAGTGCAGTTCACAGAACATCCTGGACTCACACAGGTTTCGCAGTATCTAAGTCTAAGCTTTAGTCCTGTACGTTGGCTAAAAATTGGTGgataggaaaaacaaatcactgaGCTTTCCATGACACATGCTTTgtccagaaggaaaaagtattttgtctcttttcagtTAATTTGATCCCTAGATTAGCAGAAGTAGTTGCTATTGTTAAGAGCAAGGATTCTGCAGGAGGTCTGTAGCGTTTAACACCCCATTGCAGAGATCTGTTTACCAGTAAAGCCCTTTGACTGTATTTCTCCAGTAAACAGAGAAGGTGCAGTGAGCAGAATTGTAACTTATTTATACTACACAGGAAGCTATGTGCACCTGACTAATACTTACTCTAGATTAGCTAAAAGATCAGCAGTTCAGCATCACTATTGGTTTAAAATTTGGGACCTGAATGCTAATGTTAAGTTACATGCTCAGACAGAAGCCTAATTCAAGAAAAGATGTGAATGTTTCTCTTGAGAGACTGGTTCTGATGTCCCTAAAAAAAACtaggggagagagggagggagtCAAATGTTCAAGAAATCAAAAACTAAAGCCCCAAAATTAAATTTACCAGGGTTTCTTTGGGAAAGATTTGAGTGTTATTCAACCACAAGCTGAACCACACCACAGCTGCAACAGTCAAAGAATCGGAGCAATGTTTTTGAGGCTGCAGGCCATTTTCCAATTGGTACTTACGCATCTGTGTATCCAGGGAGCTTCTTCCGCCATTTTGGCTTCTTCAGAGGTTGTCCATCATCATCCACAATGAAGTCATCAATGTCTGGACACAGAGAAGCAGTTCCATGGTGAGGACACTCCTGTATTCAAACTGGTACCTCTGACAAAGCTCAGTTCAGCCAGTGCAACTATGAGTCTCCATTAAAGACTTTGGTTGTTGCTGGCTGTCAGTCAGCCCAGCTACTCACAGCACCTCATACATCAACTTCAGAAATTCCAGGAGTCCAACTAACAAACTAGAACTAACTTACAAACACAGGCAAAGACATCTGGCAACTATCTGCAGTTTAGGGCATAGAAAATATAGTCAGAAAAAGCCTCACTGCCTTggacagcagaaaaagaattctTGCATCTCCTTCAGTATGGCACTAGCAGTGATGATGCCAAGTGGCTGATGCCAAAGAGGAGAATTAGGGCAGACATGTGCTGTGCTACTAAGTGTTAAAGAATGCCTAAAATCCTTCTTTTGAAGGATCTCCACTTTGCGGGCAGCTTGCAGGAGACAGTTCAGAACCTCAGTGTATGCAACTTGCTTCTGGACAAAGAGATTTAGATGCAGACAAATTAAACCTGCTACTCAGGAACATTTAATTCTAAAGACTGAACTAATCACACTAGGAATAGCTTGCTCAGAATACGGCTGCAGTTTTGGCTCATTATAGCCCAAAGAAAGCTTTAACTTGATTCCTCCATGAAACTTTGGATGCTTACCAGattcatcttcctcttcctcctcttcctcttctggtGGAGCAACAGGAGCTTCAACAGCTTCACCTCCCTCCTCACCTTCACcatcttgaaatatttcttcagcaaTGGCTTCCTTCTCATGTTCTTCCTTCCCATAATCTTCTTCTTCGTCATCCTCATCATCAGACATTTTTCGCACACGCCTGAATTTTTGCTGCAAGCAAAAAGTCTTATTAGTGTACAGAATCCCTGGCACAGACACTCATGTTCAAGTACGGTCTCTGTCAGGCCAGTGCTgcacttcctctgctccccaaGTACCAACTGGAGCATGAACAGGAGCCCAGCTTAGCACAGGTTTGCAGGGGCAGAAAACCGTTCCCTGCCTCCAAACGAGTTGCAAGCATTTGTATGGCACAGCATGAAAGACTGTGCAACCGCCTGTTGAGGACTATACTGGATGCAGGCCTGTGTTGCTCATATGCTGTCACTATAAGGGTTAGCCTGGCTTGATATGTCTCCAGAAGGTTGTATGGAAGAAGCTTCAGAGCCTGTAATATGCTGCACCGTCTTTGCAGTTAGTACTATGCAGGAAGAAGCTGTTGGAAGCTGGACTCCTCTGTGCCTGCACTGCAGACATGGAAAGGGGGGGAACAGAGTCAACATTAGGGACATGCAGAAAGTCATCTGCAAACTCTAGGAGACAACGTCCAGTTGTTTGGCCAAGGAAAGAACTGCTTCCTCCAAGCACTCATCCACCCTTTTTCAAGGGGGCAGGAGCAAACTGGAGGCACAACTCATTCACTTCAAGTGGAAGCCCACCCTCTCTGTGCTATGAGGCATCATACCATTAATAACCGTATGGGAACATAACTCACTCTTTTGACTTTAACACCTAAGTTCTCTTCAATTAGGTCAAAATCGTCATCCTCCAGGCGGTCATCAAAAGCTgacaggagaaagcagagatgaGTTACTCTCCCTTCACTACTCTGGGAATGGACAAATCACCGAGAAGGGCAGAATTTGTCCAGCCCATGCAgacaggcagggcagagggagagctATGCTCTCCAGAAGGGCTGTGTGGAGGTGTTACGCAGTCACAAAACTTACTGCGCTTTCTCTTTTTGTGGCCAACATCGTCCTCAGAGTCTCCGGAGTCACtggcttcttcctcctcttcctcctcttcatcatcatcatcattaatAAATCCTTTCAGGTTTCCCTGCTCATCTTGATCATCAagattttcctcttcctcttcctcatctggAATGAAGAGCAATGAGTGTTAATCTGCAAAGACCCCTCGGCTTTGTGCAAACAGTATCTTCCTTCACACTATCTATGCAGAGATTCTTAATACTTTTACTGACACAGAACCCAGACAGCTGCTCATGTCAGAACCCCAGTGATGCTTATCTTGTTGACTCATGTTCTTTCTGCACGGGAAACAGGTGGAATGGTCACACAGGGAgcattcttctgcttttactgGTTACTATCAAATTACATGACTGTAACTCCCACTGGGGTGAAGCAGTGTATCT
This genomic window contains:
- the SUPT6H gene encoding transcription elongation factor SPT6 isoform X2 is translated as MSDFVESEAEESEEEYNQDGEVVPRVNKKFVEEDEDDEEEEEENLDDQDEQGNLKGFINDDDDEEEEEEEEASDSGDSEDDVGHKKRKRTFDDRLEDDDFDLIEENLGVKVKRQKFRRVRKMSDDEDDEEEDYGKEEHEKEAIAEEIFQDGEGEEGGEAVEAPVAPPEEEEEEEEDESDIDDFIVDDDGQPLKKPKWRKKLPGYTDAALQEAQEIFGVDFDYDEFEKYNEYDEEMEEEYEYEDEEAEGETRVRPKKTTKKRVSRRSIFEMYEPSELESSHLTDQDNEIRMTDMPERFQLRSIAVKSAEDDELEEEADWIYRNAFATPTISLQESSDYLDRGQASSSFSRKGPSTIQKIKEALNFMRNQHFEVPFIAFYRKEYVEPELHINDLWRVWQWDEKWTQLKIRKQNLTRLFEKMQAYQYEQISADPDKPLADGIRALDTTDMERLKDVQSMDELKDVYNHFLLYYGRDIPKMQNAAKAARKKQKRIREDGEEEEGEGEDAEDDEQKGPELKQASRRDMYTICQTAGLDGLAKKFGLTPEQFGENLRDSYQRHETEQFPAEPLELAKDYVCSQFPSPEAVLEGARYMVALQIAREPLVRQVLRQTFQERAKINISPTKKGKKDIDEAHYAYSFKYLKNKPVKELRDDQFLKMSLAEDEALLTIDISIDMKGVEGYGSDQTYFEEIKQFYYRDEFSHQVQEWNRQRTMAIERSLNQFLYVQMAKELKNKLLVEAKEYVLKACSRKLYNWLKVASYRPDQQVEEDDDFMDENQGKGIRVLGIAFSSARDHPVFCALVNGEGEVTDFLRLPHFTKRRNAWREEEREKKAQDIETLKKFLLNKKPHVVTIAGENRDAQMLMEDVKRIVHELDQGQQLSSIGVELVDNELAILYMNSKKSENEFRDYPPLLRQAVSLARRIQDPLIEFAQVCSSDDDILCLKLHPLQEHVVKEELLNALYCEFINRVNEVGVDVNRAIAHPHSQALLQYVCGLGPRKGTHLLKILKQNNTRLENRTQLVTMCHMGPKVFINCAGFIKIDTASLGDSTDSYIEVLDGSRVHPETYEWARKMAVDALEYDESAEDANPAGALEEILENPERLKDLDLDAFAEELERQGYGDKHITLYDIRAELSCRYKDLRTPYRSPNTEEVFNMLTKETPETFYIGKMIICNVTGIAHRRPQGESYDQAIRNDETGLWQCPFCQQDNFPELSEVWNHFDSGSCPGQAIGVKTRLDNGVAGFIPTKFLSDKVVKRPEERVKVGMTVHCRIMKIDIEKFSTDLTCRTSDLMDKNNEWKLPKDTYYDFDAEAADHKQEEDLKRKQQRTTYIKRVIAHPSFHNISFKQAEKMMETMDQGDVIIRPSSKGENHLTVTWKVNDGIYQHVDVREEGKENAFSLGSTLWINTEKLEELLIKTKKEKPTFIPYFISACKDLPGKFLLGYQPRGKPRIEYVTVTPEGFRYRGQIFPTVNGLFRWFKDHYQDPVPGITPSSSSRTRTPASINATPANINLADLTRAVNALPQNMTSQMFSAIAAVTGQGQNPNATPAQWASSQYGYGGSGGGSSAYHVFTTPAQQPVATPLMTPSYSYTTPSQPITTPQYQLQANTTPQSTQSQAQSQPSSSSRQRQQPKTNSHAAIDWGKMAEQWLQEKEAERRKQKQRLTPRPSPSPMIESTPMSIAGDATPLLDEMDR